A part of Ursus arctos isolate Adak ecotype North America chromosome X, UrsArc2.0, whole genome shotgun sequence genomic DNA contains:
- the ZCCHC12 gene encoding zinc finger CCHC domain-containing protein 12, translating to MSGMASILARMGNSRRQNAPLPPWAHSMLRSLGRSLGPLMATMAERNMKVFSGRVVPAQGEDTFENWLIQVDGALPDWNMSEEEKLKRLLKTLRGPAREVLLLLQAANPNLSVADFLRAMKLVFGESESSVSTHGKFFNTLQAQGEKASLYAIRLEVQLQNAIQAGIIAQKDANQTRLHQLLLGAELNGDLRFRLKHLLRMYANEQERLPNFLDLIKMIREEEDWDDTFSKQKRPKRSESMVERATSPVAFQGSPPVVVDSADCNVIEIDDALDDSDEDVILVESQDPPLSSASPLPRRRARPQDQVLVIDSPSSSRAQSPSTSGGSGYKNGGSGNLRRTRKRKHAIRCSYCGEEGHSKETCDNDSNRAQVFENLIITLQELTHTEEEGRREAPGEQNDPSELQ from the coding sequence ATGTCAGGCATGGCTAGCATCCTTGCGCGCATGGGTAATAGCCGGCGGCAGAACGCACCGTTGCCGCCCTGGGCCCATTCTATGCTGAGGTCCCTGGGCAGAAGTCTCGGTCCTTTAATGGCCACCATGGCCGAGAGAAACATGAAAGTGTtttcggggagggtggtgccagCCCAGGGGGAAGACACCTTTGAAAACTGGCTGATCCAAGTCGATGGGGCCCTGCCAGATTGGAATATGTCTGAGGAGGAGAAGCTCAAGCGCTTGCTGAAAACCCTGCGAGGCCCCGCCAGGGAGGTCTTGCTTTTGCTCCAGGCCGCCAACCCCAATCTAAGCGTGGCAGATTTCTTGCGCGCCATGAAATTGGTGTTCGGAGAATCTGAAAGCAGTGTGTCCACTCACGGTAAATTTTTTAACACCCTGCAGGCACAGGGGGAGAAAGCCTCCCTTTATGCGATCCGTTTAGAAGTGCAGCTCCAGAACGCTATCCAGGCAGGGATCATAGCTCAGAAAGATGCCAACCAGACTCGCCTGCACCAGCTCCTTTTAGGGGCCGAGCTGAACGGGGACCTGCGCTTTAGGCTCAAGCACCTTCTTAGGATGTATGCAAATGAGCAGGAGCGGCTCCCCAATTTCCTAGACTTAATCAAGATGATAAGGGAGGAAGAGGACTGGGATGACACTTTTAGTAAGCAGAAACGGCCCAAGAGATCTGAGTCCATGGTGGAGAGGGCCACCAGCCCGGTGGCATTTCAGGGCTCCCCTCCGGTAGTGGTGGACAGTGCTGACTGCAACGTGATAGAGATAGATGATGCCCTCGATGACTCCGATGAGGACGTGATCCTGGTGGAGTCTCAGGACCCTCCACTGTCCTcggcttctcctctccccagacGCAGGGCCAGACCTCAGGATCAAGTGCTAGTCATTGATTCTCCCAGCAGTTCCCGGGCTCAGTCTCCTTCCACCAGTGGGGGTTCTGGGTATAAGAATGGTGGTTCTGGGAATCTGCGTAGAACCAGGAAGCGAAAACACGCAATCCGCTGTTCATATTGCGGCGAGGAGGGCCACTCAAAGGAAACCTGTGACAATGACAGCAACAGGGCCCAGGTGTTTGAGAATCTGATCATCACCCTGCAGGAGCTGACCCATACGGAggaggaggggcggagagagGCCCCTGGAGAACAAAATGACCCTTCTGAGCTACAGTGA